A section of the Salinigranum marinum genome encodes:
- a CDS encoding YbjQ family protein: MSSQTERRDTESSLVATVTTETIPGHEIVEVLGIARGNTVRARNVGRDITQGLKNLAGGELSAYSTLLTQARDEAIARMERDAVAMGADAVVNVRMETSGVTQGASEVIAYGTAVRLD; the protein is encoded by the coding sequence ATGTCCTCACAAACCGAACGGAGAGACACGGAGTCGTCGCTCGTCGCGACCGTCACGACCGAAACCATCCCCGGCCACGAGATCGTCGAAGTGCTCGGGATCGCACGAGGGAACACCGTCAGAGCACGGAACGTGGGGCGGGACATCACCCAGGGCCTCAAGAACCTCGCCGGCGGTGAGCTGTCGGCGTACTCGACACTGCTCACGCAGGCTCGTGACGAAGCGATCGCCCGGATGGAACGGGACGCGGTGGCGATGGGTGCCGACGCCGTCGTCAACGTCCGGATGGAGACGTCGGGGGTGACACAGGGCGCGTCGGAAGTGATCGCCTACGGGACCGCGGTTCGGCTCGACTGA
- a CDS encoding HdeD family acid-resistance protein, with product MSSESNPQSPRSGGVPQAGLAAVTHDSGRTLVGVGIVLSILGLLAIVFPFVTGLSLSILLGILLVVGGFLHVANAFSAPGWSGSVVQIVLAVVYVVAGIALLANPTVGLVTLTLLVLAYFVVEGVVLIGMGIALRSERNWAWSVLSGGLSLVLAALIWLGLPSSAAWAVGLLFGVNLLSTGIAMVMLGWGSDRSTEEITQSVA from the coding sequence ATGAGTAGTGAATCCAACCCGCAGTCACCGCGCAGTGGGGGGGTCCCCCAGGCGGGGCTCGCGGCAGTCACGCACGATAGCGGTCGGACGCTCGTGGGTGTAGGGATCGTTCTCAGCATCCTCGGCCTGCTGGCCATCGTCTTCCCGTTCGTCACCGGGCTGTCGCTGTCGATCCTCCTCGGAATCCTCCTCGTCGTGGGCGGGTTCCTCCACGTGGCGAACGCGTTCTCCGCGCCCGGCTGGTCCGGATCGGTCGTCCAGATCGTGCTCGCGGTCGTGTACGTGGTCGCCGGGATCGCGCTCCTCGCGAACCCCACGGTCGGACTGGTGACGCTGACCCTGCTCGTCCTGGCGTACTTCGTGGTCGAGGGCGTGGTGCTCATCGGGATGGGCATCGCGCTTCGGTCGGAGCGCAACTGGGCCTGGTCGGTCCTGAGCGGCGGGCTGTCGTTGGTGCTCGCCGCTCTGATCTGGCTCGGACTCCCCTCGAGCGCCGCGTGGGCGGTTGGGCTCCTGTTCGGCGTCAACCTACTGAGCACCGGCATCGCCATGGTCATGCTCGGGTGGGGAAGCGATCGATCGACCGAGGAGATCACCCAGTCGGTCGCCTGA
- a CDS encoding DUF6677 family protein, producing the protein MNLSHKKRHRTTAVVLSLLYPGLGHIYLRAWVRASVWLALVLSAVGLVLPTDLIVTITTGTAASIADVDAQIPTVALVILAAVSRVLCALDTWLTHRQHGQTHVHCHACHRSVELTSEFCRWCLEPVEADIESKTADD; encoded by the coding sequence ATGAACCTGTCCCACAAGAAACGACATCGAACGACCGCCGTGGTGCTGTCTCTCCTTTATCCGGGACTCGGTCACATCTACCTCCGGGCGTGGGTTCGGGCGTCCGTCTGGCTCGCCCTTGTCCTATCAGCAGTCGGACTCGTCCTCCCGACCGACCTCATCGTCACGATCACCACGGGGACCGCCGCGTCCATCGCTGATGTCGACGCACAGATCCCGACCGTCGCGCTCGTCATCCTCGCCGCCGTGTCGCGCGTCCTCTGCGCACTTGACACCTGGTTGACCCACAGACAGCACGGCCAGACGCACGTGCACTGCCACGCGTGCCACCGTTCGGTCGAGCTGACGAGTGAGTTCTGTCGCTGGTGTCTCGAACCCGTCGAGGCGGACATCGAATCGAAGACTGCGGACGACTGA
- a CDS encoding DUF5518 domain-containing protein produces MEINWTAVLTGFLVALAIAIVAAFAVPISGATVWMLALPGLIGGFVAGYMVLGGWEGAVHGGLATIIGALIWLAFVTVWGLFFVGIFPALGAATVTLFALFVQAIPGALAGALGGWIKERQATRSGTAAS; encoded by the coding sequence ATGGAGATTAACTGGACTGCCGTCCTGACGGGCTTCCTCGTTGCCCTCGCCATCGCCATCGTCGCCGCATTCGCGGTTCCGATCTCGGGGGCAACCGTGTGGATGTTGGCCCTGCCAGGCCTGATCGGCGGGTTCGTCGCCGGCTACATGGTGTTGGGCGGCTGGGAGGGAGCCGTCCACGGTGGCCTCGCCACCATCATCGGCGCATTGATCTGGCTCGCCTTCGTCACGGTGTGGGGGTTGTTCTTCGTTGGAATCTTCCCCGCGCTCGGGGCCGCGACCGTCACCCTGTTCGCCCTGTTCGTCCAGGCGATTCCCGGTGCACTCGCCGGTGCTCTAGGTGGGTGGATAAAGGAGCGCCAAGCGACGCGCTCGGGCACGGCGGCTAGCTGA
- a CDS encoding HalOD1 output domain-containing protein, with translation MLRSRDTDADDDSQKNLHLLVVEEIARHKGVPPVRLHPPLYSVIDPDALDAVLANDTSESDSLSLTVSFEYDGCVVKVDSTHDVEVVPSDEASER, from the coding sequence ATGCTCAGATCGCGCGACACCGACGCTGACGACGACTCACAGAAAAACCTTCATCTCCTCGTCGTCGAGGAGATCGCCCGACACAAGGGGGTCCCGCCGGTGCGGCTTCACCCGCCGCTGTACTCGGTCATCGATCCGGACGCACTCGACGCCGTGTTGGCGAACGACACGTCCGAGAGCGACTCGCTCTCCCTCACTGTCTCGTTCGAGTACGACGGCTGTGTAGTCAAGGTGGATTCCACGCACGACGTGGAGGTCGTTCCGTCCGACGAGGCGAGCGAACGGTAG
- a CDS encoding DUF5518 domain-containing protein — MIINWRAVSIGFVVTLVIGLIGGFAVPYTDVTVPALSWGLVGLVGGAVAGYLVGGGIWTGAVNGILATTIGALIVLVVLGVVGTLLLGLVGLSLFLVPLLLLGLYAIPGAVGGAIGALLKGATGPEAGQPIGR; from the coding sequence ATGATAATTAACTGGCGTGCTGTCAGCATCGGATTCGTAGTCACCCTCGTGATCGGACTCATCGGCGGGTTCGCCGTCCCGTACACCGACGTCACGGTCCCGGCGCTGAGCTGGGGATTGGTCGGGCTCGTCGGCGGAGCGGTCGCCGGCTACCTGGTCGGCGGCGGGATCTGGACCGGGGCGGTCAACGGCATCCTGGCGACGACGATCGGTGCGCTCATCGTGCTCGTCGTTCTGGGCGTCGTCGGGACGTTGCTGCTCGGGCTGGTCGGGCTCTCGCTGTTCTTGGTCCCCCTGCTCCTCCTGGGGCTGTACGCGATCCCTGGGGCCGTCGGCGGCGCGATCGGTGCTCTCCTGAAGGGCGCCACCGGGCCCGAGGCGGGACAGCCGATCGGCCGGTAA
- a CDS encoding succinylglutamate desuccinylase/aspartoacylase family protein: MSPDSSRQRPFVYDAQVDPGEVRHINYEVGETYLGQPVELPVTIINGEHPGPRLFLSAAMHGDEVNGVKVLQEVAGRYDPAKLHGTIVCLHVLNVPGYIAQQRYIPIYDQDMNRAFPGSEHGSTASRMAHVIYDRFVSNCDMGIDFHTSTRNRMTVFHARADMADEGIQRLVDAFGAPLVLSGAGSAKMLRRVATEDGIPTLTIEMGEANRFQPLLIDLALQGVENVLAAYEMYPDATPERTDFRKVLTSTQEKAWIRANNGGLVEMKWGPYPIVEEGETICVISDHFKTEEHAVTAPFTGFLIGILANPRVLPGHPLVHLVEVDDDEREIIESIYDLAGFTRHGTFHWMGKMGDRLSARLLDGPA; encoded by the coding sequence ATGAGTCCCGACTCGTCGAGACAGCGACCGTTCGTCTACGACGCGCAGGTCGACCCGGGGGAGGTGCGTCATATCAACTACGAGGTGGGCGAGACGTATCTGGGCCAACCGGTCGAACTCCCGGTGACGATCATCAACGGCGAACATCCCGGTCCGCGGCTGTTCCTGAGCGCGGCCATGCACGGCGACGAGGTCAACGGCGTCAAAGTGCTCCAAGAGGTCGCCGGGCGGTACGATCCCGCGAAACTCCACGGAACCATCGTCTGCCTGCACGTGCTGAACGTACCGGGCTACATCGCCCAGCAACGCTACATCCCCATCTACGACCAGGACATGAACCGCGCGTTCCCGGGGTCTGAACACGGCTCGACGGCGTCGCGGATGGCCCACGTGATCTACGACCGGTTCGTCAGCAACTGCGACATGGGAATCGACTTTCACACGTCGACGCGCAACCGCATGACCGTCTTCCACGCGCGCGCAGACATGGCGGACGAGGGGATCCAGCGACTCGTCGACGCGTTCGGGGCTCCCCTCGTGCTCTCGGGCGCGGGGAGCGCGAAGATGCTCCGGCGGGTCGCCACCGAGGACGGCATCCCGACGCTGACGATCGAGATGGGCGAGGCGAACCGCTTCCAGCCGCTGCTCATCGACCTCGCGCTCCAGGGCGTCGAGAACGTCCTCGCCGCCTACGAGATGTACCCCGACGCGACGCCCGAACGGACCGACTTCCGGAAGGTGCTCACGAGCACGCAGGAGAAAGCCTGGATCCGAGCGAACAACGGTGGCTTGGTCGAGATGAAGTGGGGTCCGTACCCGATCGTGGAGGAGGGCGAGACGATCTGTGTCATCTCCGATCACTTCAAGACCGAAGAGCACGCCGTGACCGCGCCCTTTACCGGGTTCTTGATCGGCATCCTCGCCAACCCGCGCGTCCTCCCCGGGCACCCGCTCGTCCACCTCGTCGAGGTCGACGACGACGAGCGCGAGATCATCGAATCCATCTACGACCTGGCGGGGTTCACCCGCCACGGCACGTTCCACTGGATGGGGAAGATGGGCGATCGGCTCTCCGCCCGCCTGCTGGACGGTCCGGCGTGA
- a CDS encoding metallophosphoesterase gives MAPPETERANTYYFISDLHIGGDEQLQHVEFEAELLGFLRELEARDEDAELIVNGDAFGLWEFTELEGMEKFDALVERYPELFEQLKATGERIPITFIPGNHDYELACYPAYVERLAEYNVTLEQEVAITRAVGDRVVWIEHGQQRDPNNRSPEFGNPYANPPGYFVNRHITSRAGKLSARGKFNWLKDIQSVTPMTEIPDWIISNYFYREMSPLIRYVVLPFLLLFNVSVFFLVLVVLSATGLWSAPLELTEQALGQLGIVGAIIDLVLVVNIVVITLLTVISVPLYILVRDVRKTLDRFGLIRTGEPEAVADAYVEGARAVFAERPEVAVFVYGHTHRVSLTEVDDRLVVNTGTWLRRLFRQNVVFGLLPWVFYPSFRLNYFRITEDEGDVVVEYHVIEKEDPTDLTLLEQVLTRTPRTDDPIPGRTVVDAESRPTSTDEEPVEQSPSDGTDD, from the coding sequence ATGGCACCACCCGAGACCGAACGAGCGAACACGTACTACTTTATCAGCGACCTCCACATCGGGGGGGACGAACAGCTCCAGCACGTCGAGTTCGAAGCGGAACTGCTCGGGTTCCTCCGGGAGCTCGAAGCGCGCGACGAGGACGCCGAACTCATCGTCAACGGGGACGCCTTCGGGCTGTGGGAGTTCACGGAACTCGAGGGGATGGAGAAGTTCGACGCGCTCGTCGAGCGCTACCCGGAACTGTTCGAGCAGCTCAAAGCGACGGGCGAGCGGATACCGATCACGTTCATCCCCGGCAACCACGACTACGAACTCGCGTGTTACCCGGCGTACGTCGAGCGCCTGGCCGAGTACAACGTCACGCTCGAACAGGAGGTCGCGATCACGCGTGCGGTCGGTGACCGAGTCGTCTGGATCGAACACGGCCAACAGCGCGACCCGAACAACCGCAGCCCCGAGTTCGGCAACCCGTACGCCAACCCGCCCGGCTACTTCGTGAACCGACACATCACGAGTCGCGCGGGGAAGCTCTCGGCCCGGGGGAAGTTCAACTGGCTCAAGGACATCCAGTCCGTGACCCCGATGACGGAGATCCCCGACTGGATAATCTCGAACTACTTCTACCGTGAGATGAGCCCCCTCATTCGGTACGTGGTGCTCCCGTTCCTCTTGCTGTTCAACGTCAGCGTGTTTTTCCTCGTGCTGGTCGTCCTGTCGGCGACGGGGCTCTGGTCGGCACCGCTCGAACTGACGGAGCAGGCCCTCGGCCAACTCGGGATCGTGGGCGCGATCATCGACCTCGTGCTGGTCGTCAACATAGTCGTCATCACGCTGTTGACCGTCATCTCCGTGCCGCTGTACATCCTCGTTCGCGACGTTCGGAAGACGCTCGATCGGTTCGGGCTGATTCGGACTGGCGAACCGGAGGCCGTCGCGGACGCGTACGTCGAGGGGGCGCGAGCGGTGTTCGCGGAGCGGCCCGAGGTCGCCGTCTTCGTCTACGGCCACACGCACCGCGTCTCGCTCACGGAGGTCGACGACCGCCTCGTCGTGAACACCGGGACGTGGCTGCGGCGGCTGTTCCGACAGAACGTGGTGTTCGGCCTGCTTCCGTGGGTGTTCTACCCGTCGTTCCGGCTCAACTACTTCCGGATCACCGAAGACGAGGGCGATGTCGTCGTGGAGTACCACGTGATCGAAAAGGAGGACCCGACGGACCTGACACTCTTAGAGCAGGTGCTGACGCGAACGCCCCGGACCGACGATCCGATACCCGGGCGGACGGTCGTCGATGCGGAGTCGCGACCGACGAGCACAGACGAAGAGCCGGTCGAGCAGTCGCCCTCCGACGGAACTGACGATTGA
- a CDS encoding DHH family phosphoesterase — protein sequence MSRLYELVELLRGHTSLDIVCHDSPDPDNIASAAAIEWIAENRGFGRPDPLRRDDLPQQNRAMVEQFGLKLVAVTSTTVTGTALIAFVDHALPGDHTQLPPGTDVDIVIDHHQYNKPVHARFVYLRPSFGATSTILTEYLTEISNPPPVYLASMLLFALHRERLDHVRNPTHFAYDAATLLQRHASQSMIYEFYSAQFSPARINAIEDAIKNRRVRGRSLVSWVGHVAVRDALPQAANILINLKGTDNTFVYGISDGEIHLSARSQNPALQLNRVLREVVGSQSRAGGHEDMAGG from the coding sequence ATGAGCCGTCTCTACGAGCTAGTCGAGTTGCTGCGGGGCCACACGTCGCTCGATATCGTCTGTCACGACAGTCCGGATCCGGATAACATTGCGAGCGCGGCGGCGATCGAGTGGATCGCGGAGAACAGGGGTTTCGGACGTCCGGATCCGTTACGGCGGGACGATCTCCCACAACAGAACCGCGCGATGGTCGAGCAGTTCGGGCTCAAACTCGTTGCAGTCACCTCCACCACGGTCACCGGCACGGCACTCATCGCTTTCGTCGACCACGCGCTCCCCGGGGACCACACGCAGCTCCCCCCGGGCACGGACGTCGACATCGTCATCGACCATCACCAGTACAACAAACCGGTACACGCCAGATTCGTCTATCTCCGTCCCTCCTTCGGGGCGACGAGCACCATCCTCACCGAGTACCTCACCGAAATCTCCAATCCGCCACCGGTGTATCTCGCTTCGATGCTCCTCTTCGCCCTTCACCGAGAGAGACTCGACCACGTCCGTAATCCGACCCACTTCGCGTACGACGCAGCAACACTACTCCAGCGCCACGCCAGCCAGTCGATGATCTATGAGTTCTACAGCGCCCAGTTCTCTCCCGCGAGGATAAACGCGATCGAGGATGCGATCAAGAACCGACGGGTTCGGGGCCGGAGCCTCGTGTCCTGGGTAGGTCACGTCGCCGTGCGCGACGCCCTGCCACAGGCAGCCAACATCCTTATCAACCTCAAGGGCACCGACAACACCTTCGTCTACGGCATCAGCGACGGCGAGATCCACCTGAGTGCGCGCTCCCAGAACCCGGCGCTTCAGTTGAACCGCGTCCTCCGCGAGGTGGTCGGCAGTCAGAGCCGAGCAGGCGGACACGAGGACATGGCTGGTGGGTGA
- a CDS encoding AI-2E family transporter: MSTVDFDRYRTGLWLVTAVVFAGLVYVGWRYVGTVVLVVFVYYVTRPVFGRIHRHVPSRTVAVAVSLVSVALPVLLLVGWTLVVVFLSLAEFLTPVPDAQFVVLVDSSVDASAVATQLNGFVQDVLSRPARLRSLDVGPVFAGATDVVASSVRVLFNVALHGFVVLLVVFYLLRDGGRLVGVVRTTVPGDGDLVEPYIVAVDRDLESVYFGTILRALVTGVVAAVTFLLLDAVAPATVRIPQPALAGVAAGIARLVPVVGSKLVTVPVTLLLIVRGVQDAPEALWFPVLFAVVSVAVVDAVPDRLLRPYVGERTLHAGAVMLSYVLGLLLFGWYGVLLGPLVLALTVEFGRLVAPALVDPTASVALPSPGSAPSAATDEHGVDTEADADDQESGGAGDSSDADGSSTDSDPSGRA, encoded by the coding sequence ATGTCGACTGTCGACTTCGACCGGTACCGAACCGGGCTCTGGCTGGTGACCGCCGTGGTCTTCGCCGGGCTGGTGTACGTCGGCTGGCGCTACGTCGGGACCGTGGTTCTCGTCGTGTTCGTCTACTACGTCACCAGGCCCGTGTTCGGCCGCATCCACCGCCACGTCCCCTCGCGGACCGTCGCGGTCGCCGTCTCGCTCGTGAGCGTCGCACTGCCCGTCCTCCTGCTCGTCGGCTGGACACTCGTGGTAGTGTTCCTCTCGCTCGCCGAGTTCCTCACGCCCGTGCCGGACGCCCAGTTCGTGGTGCTCGTCGACTCGTCCGTCGACGCCTCGGCCGTCGCGACACAGCTGAACGGCTTCGTGCAGGACGTACTCTCCCGCCCCGCCCGACTGCGGTCGCTCGACGTCGGGCCGGTGTTCGCGGGGGCCACGGACGTCGTGGCCTCCTCGGTGCGAGTGCTGTTCAACGTCGCCCTGCACGGCTTCGTCGTGCTGCTCGTCGTCTTCTACCTCCTGCGCGACGGCGGCCGACTCGTCGGGGTGGTCCGGACGACGGTTCCCGGTGACGGCGACCTGGTCGAACCGTACATCGTCGCGGTCGACCGCGACCTCGAGAGCGTCTACTTCGGCACCATCCTGCGTGCGCTGGTCACCGGTGTCGTCGCCGCCGTGACGTTCCTCCTCCTCGACGCGGTCGCCCCGGCGACCGTCCGGATCCCACAGCCCGCCCTCGCCGGCGTGGCCGCGGGGATCGCCAGGCTCGTCCCGGTCGTCGGGAGCAAGCTGGTGACGGTACCCGTCACGCTCCTCCTGATCGTCCGTGGGGTGCAGGACGCCCCCGAGGCGCTGTGGTTCCCCGTGCTCTTCGCCGTCGTCTCGGTCGCCGTCGTCGACGCCGTCCCCGACCGGCTGCTCCGGCCGTACGTGGGCGAGCGGACGCTGCACGCCGGCGCGGTCATGCTCTCGTACGTCCTTGGGCTCCTCCTGTTCGGCTGGTACGGCGTCCTCCTCGGCCCGCTCGTCCTGGCGCTCACCGTCGAGTTCGGTCGGCTCGTCGCCCCCGCGCTCGTCGATCCGACCGCCTCCGTTGCCCTTCCCTCGCCGGGTTCCGCCCCGTCGGCGGCGACCGACGAGCACGGGGTCGACACCGAAGCGGACGCGGACGACCAGGAGTCGGGTGGCGCCGGCGATTCGTCCGACGCCGACGGTTCGTCCACCGATTCCGACCCGTCGGGCCGCGCGTGA
- a CDS encoding formylglycine-generating enzyme family protein produces MSNETNRTRRDAPTDPPAAEMVWIPGGTFTMGSTAFYPEERPTRDVTVDGFWMDTHHVTNAAFAAFVDDTGYTTFAERPPDPDDYPGADPDDLVPGSAVFMSPDHPVDLRNPAGWWTYVPGADWRHPLGPDSTIEGKEDHPVVHVTYEDAAAYAEWADKTLPTEAQWERAARGGLDGKRFVWGDDHVVDGQLMANTWQGQFPYENTLLDGYERTSPVGSFPANGFGLFDMAGNAWQWTRDWYADDPTAGEADSPTCCTPTNPRGVSKARSVDPHDPSQVPRKVLKGGSHLCAPNYCFRYRPAGRYPEPVDTSTSHVGFRCLVEGA; encoded by the coding sequence ATGAGCAACGAGACCAACCGGACGAGACGAGACGCACCGACCGACCCGCCGGCAGCGGAGATGGTCTGGATCCCCGGCGGCACGTTCACCATGGGATCCACGGCGTTTTATCCCGAGGAGCGGCCGACCCGCGACGTCACGGTCGACGGGTTCTGGATGGATACCCACCACGTGACGAACGCGGCATTCGCGGCGTTCGTCGACGACACCGGATACACCACGTTCGCCGAACGCCCGCCGGATCCTGACGACTACCCGGGTGCGGATCCCGACGACCTCGTGCCCGGGTCCGCCGTGTTCATGTCGCCGGACCACCCCGTCGACCTCCGGAACCCCGCAGGGTGGTGGACGTACGTCCCCGGTGCCGACTGGCGGCACCCGCTCGGGCCGGACAGCACCATCGAGGGGAAGGAGGACCACCCGGTCGTCCACGTCACGTACGAGGACGCCGCCGCGTACGCGGAGTGGGCCGACAAGACGCTCCCGACGGAAGCCCAGTGGGAACGCGCTGCCCGGGGCGGACTGGACGGCAAGCGGTTCGTCTGGGGCGACGACCACGTCGTCGACGGGCAACTGATGGCGAACACGTGGCAGGGGCAGTTCCCCTACGAGAACACCCTCCTCGACGGCTACGAGCGGACCTCGCCGGTCGGTTCGTTCCCCGCGAACGGCTTCGGACTGTTCGACATGGCGGGGAACGCCTGGCAGTGGACCCGCGACTGGTACGCAGACGACCCGACGGCCGGCGAGGCGGACTCGCCCACGTGCTGTACCCCGACGAACCCACGCGGCGTCTCGAAAGCACGGAGCGTCGATCCGCACGATCCGTCGCAGGTCCCGCGGAAGGTGCTCAAAGGGGGATCACACCTCTGTGCCCCGAACTACTGCTTCCGCTACCGACCGGCCGGCCGGTATCCGGAACCCGTCGACACCTCGACGAGCCACGTCGGGTTCCGCTGTCTCGTCGAGGGCGCGTGA
- a CDS encoding antibiotic ABC transporter permease translates to MTVTDADHESEIGDEQSAVVPGDRAVLDMLERTLAYARERDYTGWDYGDGMSSRLRRVLPIESKWVNISFQELVKRAPINVRPLLLVEQRRNYQGAALFAMANQTADRLVAPGRADGEGASTVDYGREATELADWLVNNRIDGYSGYCAGYPHPIQHLDGRGYPGQPDIINTSFGVKALLRAAAFDTRYAETVRDAADFVVDDLNYRPVEAGRGAVVDYHTKHPQDYFTINAGAICARTFVDLYDRFPDDELLDRARGLLDRVEELQTPLGGWMYRDPPEASHLSMDTHHNGFIIESFQRYRDVTGDDRYDDCLARALAFFRDELFEPNGAPNFDETSTYPRDVHASTQGVLVFTYAGDLPFARRILQWAFDNLHAGGGQFYSRRGRWYVKRVTLMRWCQAWMAYAMSEYLDARLSGPE, encoded by the coding sequence ATGACAGTGACAGACGCGGACCACGAGAGCGAGATCGGCGATGAACAGAGCGCAGTTGTGCCGGGCGACCGCGCGGTGCTTGATATGCTCGAGCGGACGCTAGCGTACGCACGCGAGCGGGACTACACCGGCTGGGACTACGGCGACGGGATGAGCAGCCGTCTCCGGCGGGTGCTCCCGATCGAATCGAAGTGGGTGAACATCTCCTTTCAGGAACTGGTCAAGCGAGCGCCGATCAACGTCAGGCCGCTCCTCCTGGTGGAGCAGCGACGGAACTACCAGGGAGCGGCGCTGTTCGCGATGGCCAACCAGACCGCGGACCGCCTCGTCGCGCCCGGTCGCGCCGACGGGGAGGGCGCGTCGACGGTCGACTACGGCCGCGAGGCCACCGAGCTGGCAGACTGGCTGGTGAACAACCGGATCGACGGCTACAGCGGCTACTGTGCGGGCTATCCCCACCCGATCCAACACCTCGACGGGCGAGGCTACCCGGGGCAACCGGACATCATCAACACGTCGTTCGGGGTCAAAGCGCTCCTGCGGGCCGCCGCGTTCGACACGCGCTACGCCGAGACGGTCAGGGACGCCGCCGACTTCGTCGTGGACGACCTGAACTACCGGCCGGTAGAGGCGGGACGGGGGGCCGTCGTCGACTACCACACGAAACATCCCCAGGACTACTTCACGATCAACGCCGGGGCGATCTGTGCGCGGACGTTCGTCGATCTGTACGATCGGTTCCCCGACGACGAACTCCTCGACCGGGCCAGGGGACTGCTCGACCGCGTCGAGGAGTTACAGACGCCGCTCGGGGGCTGGATGTACCGCGATCCCCCGGAGGCGTCGCACCTCTCGATGGACACCCACCACAACGGGTTCATCATCGAGAGTTTCCAGCGGTATCGCGACGTGACGGGCGACGACCGATACGACGACTGCCTCGCCAGGGCGCTCGCGTTCTTTCGGGACGAACTCTTCGAGCCGAACGGTGCCCCGAACTTCGACGAGACGAGCACCTATCCCCGCGACGTTCACGCGAGTACACAGGGCGTGCTCGTCTTCACCTACGCCGGCGACCTCCCGTTCGCCCGTCGAATCCTCCAGTGGGCGTTCGACAACCTCCACGCCGGCGGCGGGCAGTTCTACTCCCGCAGGGGGCGCTGGTACGTCAAACGCGTTACGCTGATGCGGTGGTGTCAGGCCTGGATGGCCTACGCCATGAGCGAGTACCTCGACGCACGTCTGTCGGGCCCCGAGTGA
- a CDS encoding carboxylate--amine ligase translates to MTGGVLIPTGCQMKSYACMRSLNRRGVRTIVASEQARIPHFSSRYCSERVRLGAPPEDVSAYKDELLRIAGRPDVDTVVPVRECDVYVFAKYRAQFNEHVSLVTPRFETLRKVHDRLRLAEEAADAGVPTARTRLLSEADEWDTDVVIKSRYNVVTDDYVDSFPADTAAERKHVLFLPAGVGPDVASLREKLQHDPVVQDFIPQADKHLYCALWDHGEPLATYQHRQIRQNSWVGGGGVYRRSVHSEEVQDAAYDLLSHLEWHGLVCIEYIQDATTGEWKFLEINPRVWQSLPEAVRAGADFPYYYWLCARGEPERIDPAYEIGVASHITYGEVSHLLSILRDESPFVERPSFRGTLWDIGKSFVTDPHFDYVRLDDPGLFIEAVRETLSSGVTASRQYESEHADGAVGNPS, encoded by the coding sequence ATGACTGGGGGTGTTCTCATTCCGACCGGCTGTCAAATGAAAAGTTACGCCTGTATGCGGTCTCTGAACCGCCGCGGTGTCCGGACGATCGTCGCCTCCGAGCAGGCGCGCATTCCGCACTTCTCGTCGCGATACTGCTCCGAGCGCGTCCGGCTCGGCGCGCCGCCCGAGGACGTGAGCGCATACAAGGACGAGCTCTTGCGGATCGCGGGGCGACCCGACGTCGACACGGTCGTTCCGGTCAGGGAGTGTGACGTCTACGTCTTCGCGAAGTACCGAGCGCAGTTCAACGAGCACGTGTCCCTCGTGACGCCGCGTTTCGAGACGCTCAGGAAGGTCCACGACCGGTTGCGGCTCGCGGAGGAGGCTGCGGACGCGGGCGTGCCGACGGCGCGGACGCGGTTACTCTCCGAGGCCGACGAGTGGGACACCGACGTGGTGATCAAATCGCGATACAACGTGGTCACGGACGACTACGTCGACTCGTTCCCGGCCGACACCGCCGCCGAGCGAAAGCACGTGCTGTTTCTCCCCGCCGGCGTCGGGCCCGACGTCGCGTCCCTCCGTGAGAAGCTACAGCACGATCCGGTCGTACAGGACTTCATCCCCCAGGCCGACAAGCACCTCTACTGTGCGCTCTGGGACCACGGGGAGCCGCTGGCCACGTACCAGCACAGGCAGATCCGGCAGAACTCGTGGGTCGGGGGCGGTGGAGTCTACCGGCGGTCCGTCCACTCCGAGGAGGTGCAGGACGCGGCGTACGACCTCTTGAGCCACCTCGAGTGGCACGGGCTGGTCTGTATCGAGTACATACAGGACGCGACGACCGGCGAGTGGAAGTTCCTCGAGATCAACCCGCGTGTCTGGCAGTCGCTCCCCGAGGCGGTCCGCGCGGGAGCCGACTTTCCGTACTACTACTGGCTGTGCGCGCGGGGTGAGCCCGAACGGATCGATCCGGCGTACGAGATCGGGGTCGCGAGTCACATCACGTACGGCGAGGTTTCGCACCTGCTGAGCATCCTGCGCGACGAGTCGCCGTTCGTGGAGCGGCCGTCGTTCCGCGGGACGCTCTGGGATATCGGGAAGTCGTTCGTCACGGACCCCCACTTCGATTACGTCCGCCTCGACGACCCGGGGCTGTTCATCGAGGCCGTTCGCGAGACGCTGTCGTCGGGCGTGACCGCGAGCCGCCAGTACGAGAGCGAGCACGCGGACGGAGCCGTCGGCAACCCCTCGTGA